From the Syngnathoides biaculeatus isolate LvHL_M chromosome 10, ASM1980259v1, whole genome shotgun sequence genome, one window contains:
- the LOC133507210 gene encoding large ribosomal subunit protein eL22-like, with protein sequence MYLKSCATSLSSFSLNVSAMAPIKKHVVVKKPGGKRKKQVLKFTLDCTHPVEDGIMDASNFERFLQERIKVNGKAGSLGGGVVSIERSKSKIAVNSEVPFSKRYLKYLTKKYLKKNNLRDWLRVVANTKESYELRYFQINQDDEEEEED encoded by the exons atgtatttgaagtcgtgcGCGACGTCTCTTTCTTCCTTTTCGCTGAACGTGTCAGCCATGGCGCCGATT AAGAAGCATGTGGTGGTCAAAAAGCCGGGTGGCAAGAGGAAGAAGCAGGTTCTGAAGTTCACGCTGGACTGCACGCACCCCGTGGAGGATGGCATCATGGACGCCAGCAACTTC GAGCGGTTCCTGCAGGAGCGCATCAAAGTCAACGGCAAGGCGGGAAGCCTGGGCGGCGGCGTGGTGTCCATCGAGAGGAGCAAGAGTAAAATTGCGGTCAACTCTGAAGTTCCCTTTTCCAAGAG GTACCTCAAGTATCTGACCAAGAAGTACCTGAAGAAGAACAACCTGCGGGACTGGCTGCGCGTGGTGGCCAACACCAAGGAGAGCTACGAGCTGCGCTACTTCCAGATCAACCAGgacgacgaggaggaagaggaagactaa